In Natronomonas salsuginis, the genomic window TCCGTAATTCGGTATCTCTGTAACAAAGTACTCGTTATGTATCTCGGTAAAGTCGCTGAGATGGGTACAACAGAGAATATTTTTAATAACCCATCTCATCCATACACCAAAACACTTCTTGAGAGTGTTCCCAAAGTCGGAGAGACGGATGCGAAATATGATGAAGTCAACCCGAATATACCGTCACCACGTAACCCCCCCGACGGGTGTCGGTTTCATACTCGTTGCCCTGTAGTTATACCACCAGATGACTTCGAGTTCGAACAGAACGAATGGAGAGCGATCTTCGATTATAAGTTAGATCTTCGTTCTAGTAAACTAACATATAAAAAGATAGCTTCGATGGCAGACCAACAAGGTATTGAGAAAAATAAAGCGAACATGATGGAGTTAGTTCGGGATAAATATGATTTCGAAGAAACATTATCAGATTCTGCTGCGCAAAAAATCCTAACCGAAAGTCTCACGCACCTGATTGAGGGGGAGACCGATAGCGCCTATAACACGATAGCAGAAGTGTTTCAGTCGCCCTGTGAAAAAAAAGCCCCCTCTTCGTCAGCGGTAGCCGATGATCACGAAACGTTTTGTCATCTCGATTGATATTAACGTCCAGTATATATCAAAAATTAAATGAATGAAATAAATGGTAACTTCTGACGATATTGAAAGTAGCAACGAGCAAAGGCTAAGCAAATTGTTAAAACAGTGGAAACGTTTCGTATCACTTGGTTGGCCTATCTCAGTCCAAACTGCTATAAGAACTGGGATGCGAACAACAGATCTAATAGTTGTAGCACTGTTTTCTTCATCCGCTATTGCCGCGGTTGGATTAGCAAACCTGTACACCCAGATTGCATTATTTATTGGGATCGGGATCGGGACGGGAGGACTTGCACTAGCAAGTCAAGATACGGCGAATAAAGCGTTCGCAAACCGAGACGAAGCTATCTCACAAGCTCTGGTTATAGGATTCCTCATCGGGATCCCGATCGCCGTTGCAGCTGTTTTCGCTAGTGAGGTATTTATGCGACTATATAGTGCTCCACCAGAGGTCGTTGCGCTCGGAGCGCCATATTTGGCAATTGTACTTGGAACCGCTCCATTTCGGCACCTCACACTTGTTGGTGAAAAGACCCTGCAAGGCACTGGTGACACACTCACACCAATGTTCATCCGTGGTGGATCAAATCTCATCAATATAGTTGGAACTGTCGGATTAGGATTAGGAATAGGAATACTTCCACGACTCGAAGTTGTAGGAGTCGCTATCGCGACAGGAGTCGCAAACGTTCTTGCTGGGTTAGCAGTTCTTGTCGTGTTTTCAAGTCGTCTTACCGATGTCAAACTTGTTCGTCCAAGTGATCTGCGAATCACGAAACAACTAATCAGAATCAGCACACCACGAACGGTCCAAGGGTTATCTAGGACAGGAGCCGAATTTCCGCTGAATGCGATTGTTGTTGCATTCAGTGTTGAGGCATTTGCAGCCTATACTGTCGGACGACGTGTCTTCCAGCAAGCAACCGGTCCGATAGCCAGAAGCGCAAACGTCGTCGCTAGTATTGTTTCTGGACAAGATCTCGGGCAGAAGGCTAGCAGTACGAGTTCAAGTGCGAATCTCCGATTTAGAATTCGTGCACTTGCACTGCTTGGCGTTACGCTTATCTCGATGTTAGCGATACTAATGTATCTTGGCAGCGAAACCTTAGCATCACTATTCGGCAATGATGAGACAACAAGAGCGCTCAGTTCCACGTTTGTGCAGGCATTTGCAATTTCAGCCCCAGCGGGTGGGCTTGCACGCATATTCGCTGGTGTGCTTCAGGGTGCAGGGGA contains:
- a CDS encoding MATE family efflux transporter encodes the protein MVTSDDIESSNEQRLSKLLKQWKRFVSLGWPISVQTAIRTGMRTTDLIVVALFSSSAIAAVGLANLYTQIALFIGIGIGTGGLALASQDTANKAFANRDEAISQALVIGFLIGIPIAVAAVFASEVFMRLYSAPPEVVALGAPYLAIVLGTAPFRHLTLVGEKTLQGTGDTLTPMFIRGGSNLINIVGTVGLGLGIGILPRLEVVGVAIATGVANVLAGLAVLVVFSSRLTDVKLVRPSDLRITKQLIRISTPRTVQGLSRTGAEFPLNAIVVAFSVEAFAAYTVGRRVFQQATGPIARSANVVASIVSGQDLGQKASSTSSSANLRFRIRALALLGVTLISMLAILMYLGSETLASLFGNDETTRALSSTFVQAFAISAPAGGLARIFAGVLQGAGETMKPFLAELVGNFGMLLGITYVGGIVLGYGIIALYVAVIAYGVGRLVLVLFWYRQEIWITDAFTRMESRDSVQ